From a single Helicovermis profundi genomic region:
- a CDS encoding COG1361 S-layer family protein, which produces MFIKNSKFKKMILFTVLMLLIIVSGSAFADSQYISSVSADDSEIYISDTYNLTINLSNLPVGSTYKFLELKSTSIIEPTNGVYKKSISSNKVVFNLKQITDGSVIECDIVYNDGSSDKSVSETIVIPNVKKLSTSSSTSVTDTSKYEPEIKVVEENVPSFNVNKRNQIKFTLENIGTYSAKDINISLMYEGENTPLKKGNEVLTSQIAYLGKNKTKEIVIDLDLSKNSLAMLHQLKVKLSYKNAFGDSFKNDDYSYSFKVINTNTLPIIGIKKSEIRYTDVIAGVKNYIIFEIENTGTLNASDIMVELLGFDKDGIRLKDDVSKRYISSIKGKSTEKIYYAFIPASNAKSGNYELNAKFSYIDETGKKYESNSSVYIYVNGLDSKNIDLKISNKKFPKKINAGDEFSLNFDLENLSDIVANPVEIEAIYPDGIIPTSSPKIYLKTLEKDKKINIDFKFLAKNTLETGNYDFYIKFKYNTKGASESDYSEYKEYQGIFVQGASGMGRPKIIIKNFDFGSSKIMAGDTFNLKLDLFNTSTDEMIKNIKIKIESPDGIFTPVDSSSSVFVEKIDRNSTVEKLIKLKAKNDAEVKTYNLNIIMEYEDSKGNAYDSQKEPYKENEKITIPVSQPIKLEVGEINFPNEISIGRPLDLEINFFNMGKSTIYNLMAKIVDKDSNVLASNYFGNFDAGRTEYFEPTLQAQVAGDVKAKLLFTYEDASGEKGEFSKDINYYVAEETNNIDNGMNFDENIDMGNTQDKKSPIRSIVIAIVLIIIFIISLVIILKKRKKKKQMQLMLEEEDE; this is translated from the coding sequence ATGTTCATAAAGAATAGTAAATTTAAAAAAATGATATTATTTACCGTATTAATGTTGTTAATAATTGTAAGTGGAAGTGCATTTGCTGATTCGCAATACATAAGTAGTGTTAGTGCAGATGATAGTGAAATTTATATAAGTGATACATATAATTTAACAATAAATTTATCTAATCTTCCAGTAGGAAGTACTTATAAATTTTTAGAATTAAAATCAACTTCAATAATTGAACCAACAAATGGTGTATATAAAAAGTCAATTTCTTCAAATAAAGTAGTTTTTAATTTAAAACAAATTACAGATGGATCAGTTATAGAGTGTGATATTGTGTACAATGATGGTAGTTCAGATAAATCAGTAAGTGAAACTATAGTAATTCCAAATGTAAAAAAACTATCTACTTCTTCATCAACTTCGGTTACAGATACTTCAAAATATGAACCGGAAATAAAAGTAGTAGAGGAAAATGTACCAAGCTTTAATGTTAATAAGAGAAATCAAATCAAATTTACATTAGAAAATATAGGGACTTATTCAGCTAAAGATATTAACATATCTTTAATGTATGAGGGTGAAAATACTCCTCTTAAAAAAGGTAATGAAGTACTCACAAGTCAGATTGCATACTTAGGAAAGAATAAAACAAAAGAAATAGTAATAGATTTAGATTTAAGTAAAAATAGTTTAGCAATGCTTCATCAATTAAAAGTTAAATTAAGTTATAAGAATGCATTTGGAGATTCGTTTAAAAATGACGATTATTCGTATTCCTTTAAAGTTATCAACACCAATACTTTACCAATAATAGGTATTAAAAAATCAGAGATTAGATATACTGATGTTATTGCTGGAGTAAAAAATTATATAATTTTTGAAATAGAGAATACAGGTACATTAAATGCCAGTGATATTATGGTAGAGCTTTTAGGATTTGATAAAGATGGAATTAGACTTAAGGATGATGTTTCTAAAAGGTATATTTCCAGCATAAAAGGCAAATCAACTGAAAAAATATATTATGCATTTATACCAGCTAGTAATGCAAAATCTGGCAATTACGAATTAAATGCAAAATTTTCCTATATTGATGAAACTGGTAAAAAATATGAGAGCAATTCAAGCGTATATATTTATGTAAATGGTTTGGACTCAAAGAATATTGATCTTAAAATAAGTAATAAAAAGTTTCCCAAGAAAATTAATGCAGGAGATGAATTTAGCTTAAACTTTGACTTAGAAAACTTATCAGATATTGTTGCTAATCCTGTTGAAATAGAAGCTATTTATCCAGATGGTATTATTCCAACATCTAGTCCTAAAATTTACTTGAAAACATTAGAAAAGGATAAAAAAATAAATATTGATTTTAAATTTTTAGCAAAAAATACACTTGAAACAGGTAACTACGATTTTTATATTAAATTTAAATATAACACAAAGGGTGCTAGTGAATCAGATTATAGCGAATATAAGGAGTATCAGGGAATATTTGTACAGGGTGCTAGTGGAATGGGAAGACCTAAAATTATTATAAAGAATTTTGATTTTGGAAGTTCAAAGATAATGGCTGGAGATACCTTTAATTTAAAACTTGATCTTTTTAATACTAGTACAGATGAAATGATAAAAAATATTAAAATTAAAATAGAGTCACCAGATGGCATATTCACACCAGTTGATAGTTCAAGCTCAGTTTTTGTAGAAAAAATTGATAGGAACTCTACTGTAGAAAAGCTAATCAAACTAAAGGCTAAAAATGATGCTGAAGTTAAAACATATAATCTAAATATTATAATGGAATATGAAGATAGCAAAGGTAATGCTTATGATTCACAAAAAGAACCGTATAAAGAAAATGAAAAAATAACAATACCAGTATCTCAGCCTATAAAACTTGAAGTTGGAGAAATAAATTTTCCAAATGAAATTTCAATAGGACGTCCACTTGATTTAGAAATAAATTTCTTTAATATGGGTAAATCAACAATCTATAATTTAATGGCAAAAATTGTTGATAAGGATTCAAATGTACTTGCTAGCAATTATTTTGGAAATTTTGATGCAGGTAGAACAGAGTATTTTGAACCAACTTTACAAGCTCAAGTAGCAGGTGATGTAAAAGCAAAATTACTATTTACTTATGAAGATGCTTCAGGAGAAAAAGGAGAGTTTTCTAAAGATATTAATTATTATGTAGCTGAAGAAACAAATAACATTGATAATGGTATGAATTTTGATGAAAATATAGACATGGGTAATACACAAGATAAAAAATCACCTATTAGATCAATTGTAATTGCAATAGTACTAATAATAATTTTTATTATTAGTTTAGTAATAATTTTAAAAAAGAGAAAGAAAAAGAAGCAAATGCAACTAATGCTGGAGGAAGAAGATGAATAG
- a CDS encoding ABC transporter permease encodes MNSIDLVSMGIKNLFRRKARTILTVLGVIVGAASIIIMLSLGIGMNKSFEEQLKSFGSLNTIDVRSNSGGYYGDEKDPSGGKVGKLDDAAVKEIEKIDGVDVVMPMSESYIQIYSGKYVTDVNLIGIDASKLEKFDFNVEKGRLIDKNGKYEILFGSSISKQFYNPRSRNRYSNQIEVDILSSKLSAVLEPSYSSDGKKPKGIRVKGVGVLKQGNNEKDWSAYIDINQLEKLKQEAKRKSKNTSDRNKKKSADKYSQFKVRILDVKKVADIQEKIKKMGYQAYSLADGLEYMKKATAGLRATLGGIGAVSLFVAAIGITNTMVMSIYERTKEIGVMKVIGAELRDIKRLFLFEAGMIGFFGGLFGVLISYLVSFVLNSIGISLMGFAAEGSQSNLSVIPIWLSVSSVFFSTIVGVLAGYYPANRAMKLSALEAIRGE; translated from the coding sequence ATGAATAGCATTGATTTGGTATCTATGGGTATAAAGAATTTATTTCGTAGAAAAGCAAGAACTATACTTACAGTACTGGGTGTGATAGTTGGTGCTGCATCGATAATTATAATGTTATCTCTTGGAATAGGTATGAATAAAAGCTTTGAAGAACAATTAAAGTCATTTGGAAGTTTAAATACTATTGATGTTCGTTCAAATTCTGGCGGTTATTATGGAGATGAAAAAGATCCATCTGGCGGTAAAGTTGGTAAGTTAGATGATGCTGCGGTGAAAGAAATCGAAAAAATTGATGGTGTAGATGTTGTTATGCCAATGAGCGAAAGTTATATTCAGATATATAGTGGAAAGTATGTAACTGATGTTAATTTAATTGGTATTGATGCAAGTAAATTAGAGAAATTTGATTTTAATGTTGAAAAAGGGCGGCTAATTGATAAAAATGGTAAATATGAAATTTTATTTGGAAGCTCAATTTCTAAACAATTTTATAATCCAAGAAGCAGAAATAGATATTCAAATCAGATTGAAGTAGATATACTTTCTTCAAAACTCAGTGCAGTATTAGAACCTTCATATTCTAGTGATGGTAAAAAACCAAAAGGAATTCGAGTTAAAGGTGTGGGTGTTTTAAAACAAGGAAATAATGAAAAAGACTGGAGTGCGTATATTGATATTAATCAGCTTGAAAAATTAAAACAGGAAGCAAAACGAAAATCTAAAAATACATCAGATAGAAATAAAAAAAAATCTGCTGATAAATATTCACAATTTAAAGTTAGAATTTTAGACGTAAAAAAAGTTGCTGATATTCAAGAAAAAATTAAAAAAATGGGATATCAGGCATATAGCTTAGCAGATGGGCTTGAGTATATGAAAAAAGCTACTGCAGGTCTTAGAGCAACTTTAGGTGGAATTGGAGCTGTTTCACTTTTTGTTGCTGCTATAGGCATTACTAATACCATGGTTATGTCAATTTATGAAAGAACAAAAGAGATTGGTGTAATGAAAGTAATAGGTGCAGAACTAAGAGATATAAAAAGATTGTTTTTATTTGAAGCGGGGATGATTGGATTTTTTGGAGGATTATTTGGTGTATTAATTAGCTATTTAGTAAGTTTTGTTCTTAATTCAATTGGAATTAGTTTAATGGGATTTGCAGCAGAGGGTAGTCAATCAAATCTTTCAGTTATTCCTATTTGGTTATCGGTTTCTTCAGTGTTTTTTTCAACAATTGTTGGAGTTCTTGCGGGATATTATCCAGCAAATAGGGCTATGAAACTTAGCGCACTTGAAGCAATTAGAGGAGAATAG